One Cedecea neteri DNA segment encodes these proteins:
- a CDS encoding efflux RND transporter permease subunit, which translates to MRDSRFNLSALAVREKSVTLFLIVLITLAGIIAFFKLGRAEDPPFTVKQLTVITAWPGATAQQMQDLVAEPLEKRMQELDDYDRTETYTRPGLAYSVVSLKDSALPANVPEEFYQARKKISDEAKNLPDGVIGPLVNDEFSDVTFALFALKAKGEPQRLLVRDAENLRQQLLHVPGVKKVNIIGEQAERIFVSFSHDRLATLGVSPLDIFQALSNQNLLTPAGSIETAGPQVFIRVDGALNQLSKIRDTPIVAQGKTLKLSDVADVERGYEDPATFLVRNNGEPALLLGVVMRDGWNGLDLGKALDLETHKINETMPLGMSFSKVSDQSVNISSAVNEFMVKFFVALLVVMVVCFVSMGWRVGIVVAAAVPLTLAVVFIVMAATDKNFDRITLGSLILALGLLVDDAIIAIEMMVVKMEEGYSRVKASAYAWSHTAAPMLAGTLVTAIGFMPNGFAHSTAGEYTSNMFWIVGIALIASWLVAVVFTPYLGVKLLPDMHKAALAEHALYTSKNYNRFRALLKKVIARKWLTAGSVIGLFVLAIAGMAVVKKQFFPISDRPEVLVEVQLPYGTSIEQTTSTTERIEKWLSAQKESKIVTSYIGQGAPRFYLAMAPELPDPSFAKIVILTPDPDAREALKLRLRQAISDGLAPEAQVRVTQLVFGPYTPYPVAFRVMGPDPDVLRTISSRVEKVMNQSGLMRTVNIDWGSRVPTLHFTLNQDRLNAVGLTTASVSQQLQFLLSGTPLTEVREDIRSVQVTGRAQGSVRDDPAQLAALTLVGANGQKVPLSQIGKVEVVMEDPVLRRRDRTPTITVRGDVADGLQPPDVSTAIVKQIQPIVAGLPAGYRIEEAGAIEESGKATAAMAPLFPIMIALTLLVIILQVRSISAMLMVFATSPLGLIGVVPTLLIFNQPFGINALVGLIALSGILMRNTLILIGQIKHNEEAGLTPFDAVVEATIQRSRPVLLTALAAILAFIPLTHSVFWGALAYTLIGGTFGGTFMTLLFLPAMYAIWFKIRPPKVDN; encoded by the coding sequence ATCTGGTGGCCGAGCCGCTGGAAAAGAGAATGCAGGAGCTGGACGATTATGACCGCACCGAAACCTATACCCGTCCAGGCCTTGCCTATAGCGTTGTCTCCTTAAAAGACAGTGCGCTACCCGCCAACGTGCCGGAGGAATTTTACCAGGCGCGTAAAAAAATCAGCGATGAGGCTAAAAACCTGCCGGATGGCGTGATTGGCCCGCTGGTGAACGACGAGTTCTCAGACGTGACCTTTGCGTTATTCGCCCTGAAAGCCAAAGGCGAGCCGCAGCGCCTGCTGGTGCGTGATGCCGAGAATCTGCGCCAGCAATTGCTGCATGTCCCCGGCGTGAAGAAAGTGAATATTATCGGTGAACAAGCGGAGCGCATCTTTGTTTCGTTCTCGCACGACAGGCTCGCCACACTTGGCGTTTCGCCGCTGGATATTTTTCAGGCGCTGAGCAATCAGAACCTGCTCACGCCCGCAGGCTCGATCGAAACTGCTGGCCCGCAGGTGTTTATCCGCGTGGATGGCGCGCTGAATCAGCTCTCCAAAATTCGCGATACCCCTATTGTGGCTCAGGGAAAAACGCTGAAGCTGTCAGACGTCGCTGACGTCGAACGCGGGTATGAAGACCCGGCGACATTCCTAGTCAGAAACAACGGCGAGCCAGCCCTGCTGCTCGGCGTGGTCATGCGCGACGGCTGGAACGGGCTTGATTTGGGCAAAGCCCTGGATCTGGAAACGCACAAGATCAACGAGACAATGCCGCTCGGCATGAGTTTCAGTAAAGTCAGCGACCAGTCGGTGAACATCAGCTCCGCCGTGAATGAGTTTATGGTGAAGTTTTTTGTCGCCCTGCTGGTAGTAATGGTGGTCTGCTTTGTCAGCATGGGCTGGCGCGTGGGCATCGTGGTTGCCGCCGCCGTGCCGCTAACGCTGGCGGTGGTATTTATCGTCATGGCCGCCACCGATAAAAACTTCGACAGGATAACCTTAGGCTCGCTGATTCTGGCGCTGGGCCTGCTGGTGGACGACGCAATCATCGCCATTGAAATGATGGTGGTGAAAATGGAGGAAGGCTACAGCCGCGTGAAAGCCTCTGCCTACGCCTGGAGCCACACCGCCGCGCCCATGCTGGCCGGCACGCTGGTGACCGCCATCGGCTTTATGCCGAACGGCTTCGCCCACTCCACCGCCGGGGAATACACCAGCAACATGTTCTGGATTGTCGGCATCGCGCTAATAGCGTCCTGGCTGGTGGCCGTGGTGTTCACGCCCTATCTCGGCGTGAAATTGCTCCCGGATATGCACAAAGCCGCGCTGGCGGAACACGCGCTGTACACCAGCAAAAATTACAATCGCTTCAGGGCATTGCTGAAAAAAGTCATCGCCCGCAAATGGCTGACCGCCGGTTCGGTCATCGGCCTGTTTGTGCTGGCGATAGCCGGAATGGCCGTGGTGAAAAAGCAGTTCTTCCCGATCTCCGACCGCCCGGAAGTACTGGTCGAAGTGCAACTGCCTTATGGCACTTCAATCGAGCAAACGACGAGCACTACCGAGCGCATTGAAAAATGGCTCAGCGCCCAGAAAGAGTCCAAAATCGTCACCTCCTACATTGGCCAGGGCGCGCCGCGTTTCTACCTGGCCATGGCGCCTGAGCTGCCCGACCCTTCATTTGCAAAAATCGTGATCCTCACGCCCGATCCCGATGCGCGGGAAGCGTTGAAACTGCGGCTGCGGCAGGCCATCAGCGACGGCCTGGCACCGGAAGCACAGGTGCGTGTCACCCAGCTGGTCTTCGGGCCTTATACGCCCTACCCGGTGGCGTTTCGCGTGATGGGGCCAGACCCGGACGTACTCAGAACGATTTCGTCGCGGGTAGAAAAAGTGATGAATCAAAGCGGGCTGATGCGCACCGTGAATATCGACTGGGGCTCCCGGGTGCCCACGCTGCATTTCACCCTGAACCAGGACAGGCTCAACGCCGTGGGCTTAACCACCGCTTCCGTCTCGCAGCAATTGCAGTTTCTGCTATCCGGCACGCCGTTGACCGAAGTACGAGAAGATATTCGTTCCGTGCAGGTTACCGGGCGAGCGCAAGGCAGCGTGCGGGACGATCCAGCGCAGCTCGCCGCGCTAACGCTCGTCGGTGCGAACGGGCAAAAAGTGCCGCTCTCGCAGATCGGGAAGGTTGAAGTTGTGATGGAAGACCCGGTGCTCCGGCGCCGCGACAGGACGCCAACCATTACCGTGCGTGGCGATGTCGCCGATGGCCTTCAGCCGCCGGATGTATCAACGGCGATCGTGAAACAAATTCAACCTATTGTGGCAGGGCTTCCGGCGGGGTACCGCATCGAAGAAGCCGGCGCCATTGAAGAATCCGGCAAAGCCACGGCGGCCATGGCCCCGCTGTTCCCGATCATGATCGCGTTAACGTTGTTGGTGATTATTCTTCAGGTTCGGTCGATCTCAGCCATGCTGATGGTGTTTGCCACCAGCCCGCTGGGGCTTATCGGCGTGGTGCCGACGCTGCTGATTTTCAACCAGCCGTTCGGTATCAATGCCCTGGTGGGGCTGATTGCGCTTTCGGGGATTTTAATGCGCAACACGCTGATCCTCATCGGCCAGATAAAGCATAACGAGGAGGCCGGGCTGACGCCTTTTGATGCCGTGGTTGAAGCGACAATCCAACGTTCACGCCCGGTATTGCTCACCGCACTGGCGGCGATTCTGGCGTTTATTCCCCTGACCCACTCCGTGTTCTGGGGGGCACTGGCCTACACGCTCATCGGCGGGACGTTTGGCGGCACCTTTATGACGCTGCTGTTCCTGCCCGCCATGTATGCGATCTGGTTCAAAATCCGCCCACCAAAGGTCGATAACTGA